The proteins below are encoded in one region of Kineosporia corallincola:
- a CDS encoding helix-turn-helix domain-containing protein, producing the protein MNERDVPGWKNCDTMSGTTAGTTAVGTSGTQALDTREPGAGFGEMTRRWRDLTGESVPLPAFSAGTRAGLRGRFQATRLSDTLVVDFAADSAFRTAGTPVAGEDVVRLWIVRRGQWALGNSRTDNETTVSAGGFMLRHVGRLTHFATPPRTVAQVFVLPRTLMRERTVTGPAGTAELRLLVAHARMVRRTLSGLGPAGVEAARGTLLELARAVAGRRFDDQEPLLASPLAQAAKDLAAARLSDPDLSAAGLARELRVSLRTLQRAFSAQGESVTGHLREQRLEAARAALLTAAPGWSIADVAAHWQFADASHFSRAFRARYALTPTEYLRQQRELRAR; encoded by the coding sequence TTGAACGAGCGCGACGTCCCCGGCTGGAAGAACTGCGACACGATGAGCGGCACCACGGCGGGCACCACGGCGGTCGGCACCTCGGGAACCCAGGCCCTCGACACCCGCGAGCCGGGCGCCGGCTTCGGCGAGATGACGCGTCGCTGGCGGGATCTCACTGGTGAGTCCGTGCCCTTGCCGGCGTTCAGCGCCGGCACCCGGGCCGGGCTGCGGGGGCGTTTCCAGGCCACGCGGCTGAGTGACACCCTGGTCGTCGATTTCGCCGCCGACTCCGCGTTCCGCACCGCGGGGACGCCTGTGGCCGGGGAGGACGTCGTGCGCCTGTGGATTGTCCGGCGGGGGCAGTGGGCCCTGGGCAACTCCCGCACCGACAACGAGACCACGGTTTCAGCGGGGGGTTTCATGCTGCGGCATGTCGGCCGCCTGACCCATTTCGCTACCCCGCCGCGCACCGTCGCGCAGGTGTTCGTGCTGCCCCGCACGCTGATGCGCGAGCGCACGGTGACCGGGCCGGCCGGTACCGCCGAGCTGCGGCTGCTGGTGGCGCACGCCCGGATGGTGCGCCGCACCCTGTCCGGCCTCGGCCCGGCCGGGGTCGAGGCGGCGCGCGGCACGCTGCTCGAGCTCGCGCGGGCCGTGGCCGGGCGGCGGTTCGACGATCAGGAGCCTCTTCTCGCCTCTCCCCTGGCCCAGGCCGCGAAGGACCTGGCCGCCGCCCGGCTGAGCGATCCGGACCTGTCCGCGGCCGGGCTGGCCCGCGAGCTGCGGGTTTCTTTACGGACGCTTCAGCGCGCCTTCTCGGCTCAGGGCGAGTCGGTCACGGGTCACCTGCGTGAGCAGCGGCTGGAGGCGGCGCGGGCCGCCCTGCTCACGGCGGCGCCGGGCTGGAGCATCGCCGACGTGGCCGCGCACTGGCAGTTCGCCGACGCGAGTCACTTCAGCCGGGCGTTCAGGGCCCGCTATGCCCTCACCCCCACCGAGTATCTCCGCCAGCAGCGGGAACTCCGCGCCCGGTGA